Genomic segment of bacterium CG_4_10_14_0_2_um_filter_33_32:
TTATCAATTTTCTTCAATGCTCTAATAACCAGCTCCCCAATCTTTTTACTTTTAATTTCAGTATCACAGGTTGATTGCAGCTTACTCTCAATATCAGAAACGGTTCTTTCTATCTGTTCGCGAGAAATTGCTCTTTTTTCGCATGATTTGAATATCCCGCTTTCAAGTTTATTTCGGTCATAAACCTCTCGACGACCATCTTTCTTTACCACTAAAAGATTTGTAAGTTCGACTCTCTCATAAGTTGTAAAACGACTTTTGCATTTCTCGCATTCTCTTCTTCTTCTAACAGCCTTAAAGTCATCAACATCTCGTGAGTCAATCACTTTTGTGTTATCAGAAAGACAGTTAGGACATTTCACCGTATTTCCTCCTTTTTAAAGTCGAGTATACACCTTTCTATTCTAAAATATCGATTGCCGAACAAGCTGTCAAGAACTTTTTTACCACAAGATATAG
This window contains:
- a CDS encoding transcriptional regulator NrdR produces the protein MKCPNCLSDNTKVIDSRDVDDFKAVRRRRECEKCKSRFTTYERVELTNLLVVKKDGRREVYDRNKLESGIFKSCEKRAISREQIERTVSDIESKLQSTCDTEIKSKKIGELVIRALKKIDKVAYIRFASVYKSFDDLQSFEEELQTLKKKKYSFKD